Proteins encoded within one genomic window of Rhodothermales bacterium:
- a CDS encoding DUF1553 domain-containing protein, protein MSHPVVASRVAYCLVFLCLIVAAGCREPVSDDPDILARLPEVVDFNYHIRPLLSDRCFKCHGPDENTREAGLRLDIESAALAELPENPGHVAIKPGSLRRSAVAQRIVSTDPEVQMPPPESNLSLSSYEVALLRRWIQQGAEWKPHWAFTPVGHPEPPPVRDAGWPASPIDAFILARLERDGIAPAPEADRERLLRRVTMDLTGLPPTLEEMDAFLSDGAPDAYERVVDRLLASPAYAERMAVEWMDLARYADSHGYHADGYRLMWPWRDWVIQAFDENMPYDRFVTVQLAGDLLPNASREQILATAFNRNHQMTAEGGIVDEEYRMEYVADRTNTFAEAFLGLTMECARCHDHKFDPVTQKEYYQLAAFFNNVKEVGMTGDDGNAGPMLMLYPDSVQTALATVRDSIAAVERKLAARLAQVEAQPDRWRGAQPPAEPAGLVDHYPLERIADGQTPNLKTPSRPASASGDIELVEGPRGKAARLDYDFDYVELKGAGLYDRYEPFSVGIWVYPEKKEEYAELFGNAGQKNSYWRGYEVYLDSLNRVNVRLINALPHNYIHVRTRDGIAGDAWTHVMLTYDGSSKAAGVRLFLDGAPVALDAPYDRLYKSMYPVETRYERWDRPMRVGKSYRAFSGNDGIFTGRIDDIRVYNRALTGIEVERLVGQKSLSDAERAREELAYVLASQDEPYRRLSERLKTLRMAEFDLIEPVMEVMVMEEMPEIRETHILNRGQYDQPRDRVDPGTPAAVLSFPDTLPRNRLGLAQWLFAPENPLTARVAVNRFWQMYFGRGLVATPGDFGFQGMLPSHPALLDWLAAEFVASGWDVKALQKRIVMSATYRQASQPREGLREVDPENVLLARGPSYRFSAEMIRDNALAASGLLVRKVGGPSAKPYQPEGLWIEKGTFSPMLLRYIPDKGEGLYRRSLYTFVKRTSPPPSMIAFDATDRSSCVIQRQRTNTPLQALILLNDPQYVEASRVLAERMQREAGDTLDSRLGLGFRLLTGRHPIDQEIGVLRELYETEKARFASRPDEARALLAVGDFPRDESLDLSETAALTIVANTMINHDEAYMKR, encoded by the coding sequence ATGTCCCATCCCGTGGTGGCTTCCCGCGTAGCGTATTGCCTCGTCTTCCTGTGCCTCATCGTTGCAGCCGGCTGCCGTGAGCCGGTTTCCGACGATCCGGATATTCTGGCCCGCCTGCCCGAGGTCGTCGATTTTAACTACCACATCCGTCCGCTGCTATCGGACCGGTGCTTCAAGTGCCACGGCCCCGACGAAAATACGCGGGAGGCCGGCCTGCGGCTCGACATCGAATCCGCCGCGCTGGCCGAACTGCCGGAGAACCCGGGGCATGTAGCGATCAAGCCCGGCAGCCTGCGCCGCAGCGCCGTCGCTCAGCGCATCGTGTCGACCGATCCGGAAGTGCAGATGCCACCGCCGGAGTCGAACCTGTCGCTCTCGAGCTACGAAGTGGCGTTGCTCCGCCGGTGGATACAGCAGGGAGCCGAATGGAAGCCGCACTGGGCCTTTACCCCGGTCGGTCACCCCGAGCCGCCTCCTGTCCGCGACGCCGGCTGGCCGGCCTCGCCGATCGATGCGTTTATCCTGGCTCGTCTGGAGCGCGATGGCATCGCGCCGGCGCCGGAGGCCGACAGGGAACGCCTGCTTCGCCGGGTCACGATGGATCTCACGGGGCTGCCGCCGACGCTTGAGGAAATGGACGCCTTTCTGTCCGACGGCGCGCCGGACGCCTACGAACGCGTCGTCGACCGGCTGCTCGCCTCGCCGGCCTACGCCGAGCGCATGGCCGTCGAGTGGATGGATCTCGCCCGTTATGCCGATTCCCACGGGTATCACGCCGACGGCTATCGCCTGATGTGGCCCTGGCGCGACTGGGTCATCCAGGCCTTTGACGAGAACATGCCGTACGACCGGTTCGTGACGGTCCAGCTTGCCGGCGACCTCCTGCCGAACGCCTCCCGCGAACAGATCCTGGCCACCGCCTTCAACCGCAATCACCAGATGACGGCGGAAGGCGGCATCGTGGATGAAGAGTATCGGATGGAGTACGTCGCCGACCGCACCAACACCTTCGCCGAGGCGTTTCTCGGGTTGACGATGGAGTGCGCGCGGTGCCACGATCACAAGTTCGATCCGGTGACGCAGAAGGAGTATTACCAGCTGGCCGCGTTTTTCAACAACGTGAAGGAAGTCGGCATGACCGGCGACGACGGCAACGCCGGCCCCATGCTGATGCTGTATCCGGATAGCGTGCAGACGGCGCTGGCCACCGTGCGCGACAGCATCGCGGCGGTGGAACGCAAGCTGGCCGCCCGCCTGGCGCAGGTGGAGGCGCAACCGGATCGCTGGCGCGGGGCGCAGCCGCCGGCCGAGCCGGCTGGCCTCGTCGATCACTACCCGCTCGAACGGATCGCCGACGGGCAGACACCGAACCTCAAGACGCCCTCGCGGCCGGCCTCCGCGTCGGGCGACATCGAACTGGTGGAGGGGCCGCGCGGCAAGGCGGCCCGGCTGGATTACGACTTCGACTATGTAGAATTGAAGGGCGCCGGCCTGTACGACCGGTACGAGCCGTTTTCGGTCGGCATCTGGGTGTATCCCGAAAAGAAGGAGGAGTATGCCGAGCTGTTCGGCAACGCCGGCCAGAAGAACTCCTACTGGCGCGGCTACGAGGTGTATCTCGACAGCCTCAACCGCGTCAATGTCCGCCTCATCAACGCCCTCCCGCACAACTACATCCATGTGCGAACGCGCGACGGCATCGCCGGCGACGCCTGGACGCACGTGATGCTCACCTACGACGGATCCAGCAAGGCCGCCGGCGTCCGGCTCTTCCTCGACGGCGCTCCCGTAGCCCTCGATGCACCGTACGATCGCCTCTACAAAAGCATGTACCCGGTTGAAACGCGCTACGAGCGCTGGGATCGGCCGATGCGGGTGGGCAAGAGCTACCGCGCGTTCAGCGGCAACGACGGCATCTTCACCGGCCGCATCGACGATATCCGGGTCTACAACCGCGCCTTGACGGGCATCGAGGTCGAACGCCTCGTCGGCCAAAAATCCCTGTCGGATGCCGAACGGGCGCGGGAAGAACTGGCGTACGTCCTTGCGAGCCAGGACGAACCCTATCGGCGCTTGAGCGAGCGGTTGAAGACCCTCCGCATGGCCGAGTTCGATCTGATCGAGCCGGTCATGGAAGTGATGGTAATGGAGGAGATGCCGGAAATCCGGGAGACGCACATCCTGAATCGGGGACAGTACGACCAGCCCCGCGACCGGGTCGACCCGGGTACGCCGGCCGCCGTGCTCAGCTTTCCCGATACCCTTCCGCGCAACCGGCTCGGGCTGGCGCAGTGGCTTTTCGCCCCGGAAAACCCGCTCACCGCGCGCGTCGCCGTCAACCGCTTCTGGCAGATGTATTTCGGCCGTGGGCTCGTGGCCACGCCCGGAGACTTCGGCTTCCAGGGGATGCTCCCGTCGCACCCGGCGCTGCTCGACTGGCTGGCGGCGGAGTTCGTGGCTTCGGGATGGGATGTCAAGGCGCTTCAGAAACGGATCGTCATGTCCGCCACCTACCGGCAGGCCTCGCAGCCGCGGGAGGGACTGCGCGAGGTCGATCCGGAAAACGTGCTCCTGGCCAGGGGCCCCAGTTATCGCTTCTCGGCGGAGATGATTCGGGACAATGCCCTGGCGGCGAGCGGACTCCTCGTGCGGAAAGTCGGGGGCCCGAGCGCGAAACCCTATCAGCCGGAAGGGCTCTGGATCGAGAAGGGGACCTTCTCGCCCATGTTGCTGCGGTATATCCCCGACAAAGGGGAGGGCCTGTACCGGCGCAGCCTGTACACGTTCGTCAAGCGCACGTCGCCTCCGCCGTCGATGATCGCGTTCGATGCCACCGATCGGAGCAGTTGCGTGATTCAGCGCCAGCGTACGAACACGCCGCTCCAGGCGCTCATCCTGCTCAACGACCCGCAATACGTCGAGGCGAGCCGCGTGCTCGCCGAGCGGATGCAGCGCGAGGCGGGCGACACGCTCGACAGCCGGCTCGGACTCGGGTTCAGGCTGTTGACCGGGCGCCACCCCATCGACCAGGAAATCGGGGTCTTGCGGGAGTTGTACGAGACCGAAAAAGCACGTTTTGCGAGCCGGCCCGACGAGGCCCGCGCCCTGCTGGCCGTTGGCGACTTCCCGCGCGACGAATCCCTCGATCTTTCCGAGACGGCGGCGCTTACCATCGTGGCAAACACGATGATCAACCACGACGAGGCCTACATGAAGCGGTGA
- a CDS encoding DUF1501 domain-containing protein: protein MHDCHNYPNQYSRRDFLTRTTLGLGAAALASLIDPAAALADPSGAGVLGGPHFMPRAKRVIYLFQSGGPSHLELYDYKETLVKRHGEQLPESIRKGQRLTGMTAGQRSFPLVRPHYPFSQHGQSGAWVSELLPHIGGIADEVCFVQSMYTEAINHDPAITFFQTGSQHRGRPSIGAWLSYGLGSENENLPAFCVLLSEGRQGGQPLYAHLWGNGFLPSEHQGIQFRASKDPVLYLNNPPGIEDEDRKRQLDYIKRLGQIQFDEVEDPEIQSKIAQYEMAYRMQTSVPEVTDLGTEPDYILDMYGDDARTAGTFAANCLLARRLAERGVKFIQLYHQGWDQHGNLPKDIAKMARSVDQASAALVLDLKQRGMLDDTLVIWGGEFGRTNYSQGRLSDDNFGRDHHPSAFTLWMAGGGVRPGITYGKTDEFGYNVVDDPVHVHDFQATLMHLLGIDHERLNFRYRGRRFRLTDVHGKLVPGLLA from the coding sequence ATGCACGACTGTCATAATTACCCCAACCAGTATTCGCGACGCGATTTCCTGACGCGGACGACGCTCGGCCTCGGTGCCGCGGCGCTCGCGTCGCTCATCGATCCGGCGGCTGCGCTGGCGGACCCGTCGGGTGCCGGCGTGCTGGGTGGCCCGCATTTCATGCCCCGCGCGAAACGGGTGATCTACCTGTTCCAGAGCGGCGGTCCTTCGCATCTGGAGCTGTATGATTACAAGGAAACGCTGGTGAAGCGTCACGGGGAGCAGCTCCCGGAATCCATCCGCAAGGGGCAGCGGCTCACCGGCATGACGGCCGGCCAGCGGTCCTTTCCGCTCGTGCGTCCGCACTATCCGTTTTCGCAACACGGCCAGAGCGGCGCCTGGGTCAGCGAATTGCTGCCCCACATCGGCGGCATCGCCGACGAGGTCTGCTTCGTGCAGTCGATGTACACCGAAGCCATCAACCACGATCCGGCCATCACCTTTTTCCAGACCGGATCCCAGCATCGCGGTCGCCCTTCCATCGGGGCGTGGCTGAGCTACGGACTGGGCAGCGAGAACGAAAACCTGCCGGCCTTTTGTGTGCTGCTCTCGGAAGGGCGGCAGGGGGGCCAGCCGCTGTATGCGCATCTCTGGGGGAATGGCTTCTTGCCTTCCGAGCACCAGGGCATCCAGTTCAGGGCGAGCAAGGACCCGGTCCTTTATCTCAACAATCCACCCGGGATCGAGGATGAGGATCGCAAGCGCCAGCTCGATTACATCAAGCGGCTGGGGCAGATCCAGTTCGATGAGGTCGAGGATCCGGAGATCCAGTCCAAGATCGCCCAGTACGAGATGGCGTACCGGATGCAGACGTCGGTGCCGGAAGTGACCGACCTGGGCACCGAGCCGGACTACATCCTCGACATGTACGGCGACGACGCGCGGACGGCCGGCACGTTTGCCGCGAACTGCCTCCTCGCGCGGCGTCTGGCCGAGCGGGGCGTGAAATTCATCCAGCTCTACCATCAGGGATGGGACCAGCACGGCAACCTGCCCAAGGACATCGCGAAGATGGCCAGGAGCGTCGACCAGGCCTCGGCGGCGCTGGTCCTGGATCTCAAGCAGCGGGGCATGCTGGACGACACGCTCGTGATCTGGGGCGGTGAGTTCGGACGAACCAACTACTCGCAGGGCCGGCTCAGCGACGACAACTTCGGGCGCGATCACCATCCGAGCGCCTTCACCCTCTGGATGGCCGGCGGCGGCGTGCGGCCCGGCATCACCTACGGCAAAACCGACGAGTTCGGGTACAACGTCGTCGATGA